The Rhodococcus triatomae genome includes a window with the following:
- a CDS encoding DUF3558 domain-containing protein, protein MTNFKTIRSFGVVMAVVAIGTSSAACGASQGEDVPEPQASLTSHPCDVFGPDALSAAGFDPSESERYDDREEPFQRRACSYYAGESHKRALVSFNGMPLADVESDERFTLVEDVEVAGHRALVHDFPGGVQCLASVEIDPGVLEVMVGYKAIGMETPEEACSFALQVAEDLAPYFPEHL, encoded by the coding sequence GTGACGAACTTCAAGACGATCCGTTCGTTCGGCGTGGTGATGGCCGTGGTCGCGATCGGAACTTCATCCGCGGCATGCGGGGCATCGCAGGGCGAGGATGTGCCCGAGCCGCAGGCGAGTCTCACCTCTCACCCGTGTGATGTGTTCGGACCGGACGCGTTGTCGGCCGCTGGTTTCGACCCCTCTGAGTCGGAGCGATACGACGATCGTGAGGAGCCGTTCCAACGTCGTGCGTGCTCGTACTACGCCGGCGAGTCGCACAAGAGAGCGTTGGTCTCGTTCAACGGCATGCCGCTCGCCGACGTGGAGAGCGACGAGCGGTTCACCCTCGTGGAGGATGTCGAGGTAGCCGGGCACCGCGCGTTGGTCCACGATTTCCCCGGCGGGGTGCAGTGCCTGGCATCGGTGGAGATCGACCCGGGCGTGCTCGAGGTGATGGTCGGGTACAAGGCGATCGGCATGGAGACGCCCGAGGAGGCGTGCTCGTTTGCGCTGCAGGTCGCTGAGGATCTGGCCCCGTACTTCCCCGAGCATCTCTGA
- a CDS encoding DUF3558 domain-containing protein, which translates to MGATAVRSFGAMMAVVAIGTSLAACGTSQDEKPPEIEESLTSHPCDVFGPEALSTAGIDGSSAERYDDREEPFQRRTCAYISRDPYSMVSVSFNGLSLSEVEGDSRFTVSDEADIAGHRAVVHDYPRGLQCLASVEIEHGVLEVMVGYQQSDIETADQACSLALQVAEDLAPYFPEHL; encoded by the coding sequence ATGGGAGCGACAGCCGTTCGTTCGTTCGGTGCCATGATGGCTGTGGTGGCCATCGGTACTTCGTTGGCGGCGTGCGGGACATCGCAGGATGAGAAGCCACCCGAGATCGAGGAGAGTTTGACGTCGCATCCGTGCGATGTATTCGGCCCTGAGGCATTGTCGACTGCGGGGATCGATGGATCCTCGGCGGAACGCTACGACGACCGTGAAGAGCCGTTCCAGCGGCGGACATGCGCCTACATTTCTCGAGACCCGTACTCGATGGTATCGGTGTCATTCAACGGGCTGTCGCTGTCCGAGGTGGAAGGTGACTCCCGTTTCACCGTGAGTGACGAGGCTGATATTGCCGGCCATCGAGCAGTGGTCCATGACTATCCACGCGGGTTGCAGTGTCTGGCGTCTGTCGAGATCGAGCACGGTGTATTGGAAGTAATGGTCGGATACCAACAGAGCGATATCGAGACGGCCGACCAAGCTTGCTCGTTGGCCCTGCAGGTCGCTGAGGATCTGGCCCCGTACTTCCCCGAGCATCTCTGA
- a CDS encoding MBL fold metallo-hydrolase produces MSDRSPSSASSLGDGIYQIPVPITGNPLGHTLVYALESPGGLVLVDAGWDDDNGWDGLVRGLEDIGHSVGDVEGVVLTHFHPDHTGLCGRVRDASGAWIAMHGDDYDMFEKMVEPHDRGWLDVQRANLAAAGASPTDLDAFEESSRGGTPTGAHSRPDRVLGDDEVIPLAGRNLRAVYTPGHTPGHVCFYLEDVDTMFTGDHVLQKTTPHVGNFVYPLDERDALADFLESLRRVQKMDVTRGLGAHGLPIEDVAGRTGDLIDHHEERLAHLVGAFSDDELTVWQVAARMKWYRPWDAISPLGKTMALSEGAAHLRHLVARGQVAQVPGSDPARFVRT; encoded by the coding sequence ATGTCCGACAGGTCACCGTCCAGTGCGTCGTCCCTCGGCGACGGGATCTACCAGATTCCGGTGCCCATCACGGGCAATCCGCTCGGACACACCCTGGTCTACGCCCTGGAATCGCCCGGCGGCCTGGTCCTCGTCGACGCCGGGTGGGACGACGACAACGGGTGGGACGGCCTCGTCCGCGGACTCGAGGACATCGGGCACTCGGTCGGAGACGTCGAGGGAGTCGTCCTCACCCACTTCCACCCCGACCACACCGGCCTGTGCGGGCGGGTGCGGGATGCGTCCGGCGCATGGATCGCGATGCACGGCGACGACTACGACATGTTCGAGAAGATGGTCGAACCCCACGATCGCGGCTGGCTGGACGTCCAGCGGGCCAACCTCGCCGCGGCGGGAGCGAGCCCCACGGATCTCGACGCCTTCGAGGAGTCCTCCCGCGGCGGGACGCCCACCGGTGCCCACTCCCGACCGGACCGGGTACTCGGCGACGACGAGGTGATCCCGCTCGCGGGCCGGAACCTGCGCGCCGTCTACACACCGGGACATACACCCGGTCACGTCTGCTTCTACCTCGAAGACGTGGACACGATGTTCACCGGCGACCACGTCCTGCAGAAGACCACACCGCACGTGGGGAACTTCGTCTATCCCCTCGACGAGCGGGATGCTCTCGCGGACTTCCTGGAATCGCTGCGGCGCGTGCAGAAGATGGACGTCACCCGAGGCCTCGGTGCGCACGGTCTGCCGATCGAGGACGTCGCGGGACGCACCGGTGACCTCATCGATCATCACGAGGAGCGGCTGGCCCACCTGGTCGGCGCCTTCTCGGACGACGAACTCACCGTGTGGCAGGTGGCCGCGCGGATGAAGTGGTACCGGCCGTGGGACGCGATCTCCCCACTCGGCAAGACGATGGCCCTCTCCGAGGGCGCAGCGCACCTCCGCCACCTGGTCGCCCGCGGGCAGGTGGCACAGGTGCCCGGCAGCGATCCGGCCCGTTTCGTGCGGACCTGA
- a CDS encoding WXG100 family type VII secretion target codes for MTEPIYVQDVERFDGSEWSLEQLRDLAQSMNPGTVEQVQRTWRALGAEANTKIVEFADAVRREIAASWQGDAASAADQKTANYSRSAEAVSTQLDGVALSLDPIYQAASSLKGGAVPEVMPLTWWDKITPWKTDSDDEYYRRRDEALEAINTIYPPGVKGTDGSVPVFPPLKDVVEPPDPGADPRGRPFTGGTGGGSGGTSGGGSGGVPVDPTGDISGDVGTGVDPSGPSPTDSGVSGLDPSTAPQLGGDPASTAAASAGAPLGGGPGAGIGADGFRPSGGGGGGGLGAAGTGGAGGGLGGGGLLGGVPGGQPGAGGTAPASGARPGAMGAAPGRGMGGGMGGMMGAPGARGGGSDDKEHKTPDYLVTLDNGNELIGKLPTTVPPVIGA; via the coding sequence ATGACAGAACCGATCTATGTCCAGGACGTGGAGCGCTTCGACGGCTCGGAGTGGAGCCTGGAACAGCTGCGTGATCTGGCCCAATCGATGAACCCGGGGACCGTCGAACAGGTGCAGCGCACGTGGCGGGCGCTCGGGGCGGAGGCGAACACGAAGATCGTCGAGTTCGCCGACGCGGTCCGCCGCGAGATCGCGGCCTCCTGGCAGGGCGACGCGGCGAGTGCCGCGGACCAGAAGACGGCGAATTACTCCAGGTCGGCGGAGGCCGTGTCCACGCAGCTCGACGGGGTCGCGCTCTCGCTGGACCCGATCTACCAGGCGGCCTCGTCGCTCAAGGGCGGCGCCGTGCCCGAGGTCATGCCGCTCACCTGGTGGGACAAGATCACCCCGTGGAAGACCGACAGCGATGACGAGTACTACCGCAGGCGCGACGAGGCGCTGGAGGCGATCAACACGATCTATCCCCCCGGCGTGAAAGGCACCGACGGATCGGTGCCGGTGTTCCCGCCGTTGAAGGACGTCGTCGAACCGCCGGACCCGGGTGCGGACCCGCGGGGCCGACCGTTCACGGGTGGGACGGGTGGTGGATCCGGGGGAACTTCGGGTGGGGGTTCCGGCGGAGTGCCGGTCGATCCCACCGGCGATATCTCCGGGGACGTGGGCACGGGAGTGGACCCGTCGGGACCGTCGCCGACGGACTCCGGCGTCTCCGGTCTCGATCCGTCCACGGCGCCGCAACTCGGCGGCGATCCCGCATCGACGGCTGCCGCATCCGCCGGTGCGCCGCTCGGGGGCGGACCGGGTGCAGGCATCGGCGCGGATGGCTTCCGTCCCTCCGGCGGAGGCGGCGGCGGTGGACTCGGTGCTGCCGGAACCGGTGGGGCCGGTGGTGGGCTCGGTGGAGGTGGCCTGCTCGGCGGCGTCCCCGGCGGGCAGCCCGGCGCGGGCGGCACCGCGCCGGCGTCGGGCGCTCGGCCCGGCGCGATGGGCGCGGCACCGGGCCGGGGAATGGGCGGCGGGATGGGCGGAATGATGGGTGCGCCCGGAGCGAGGGGCGGCGGCAGTGACGACAAGGAACACAAGACGCCCGACTACCTCGTCACCCTGGACAACGGCAACGAACTGATCGGCAAGCTACCGACCACTGTGCCGCCGGTGATCGGCGCATGA
- a CDS encoding GTP pyrophosphokinase — MAADTPSIERLVAQLYRARSRAWDVAMVAGTQFLESISDDVLDSQDRDRLDASTSRIKKRSRAADKMRRKIAEGVFPAPRTMEDVEAALHDLLGVKVLCKSPRDLRAFTTALESACTAGDSSVRFAVPPIDYVENPKESGYRAYHAVLDVPVATNHGDQMVKIEVQVKTRLQDAWSELTHEDMYRPGEALKADPVHQDYARRMADLLTTVDDMADTLAIELDTKTTADPSRPLVGDDLDAAKERTILARVTRTGPRYALAVGPDGRRGLIPAKSVRAVLGTSDRIRVSDHLDVGDRVAVLVDETEDALYFHPAALPDRKNPS; from the coding sequence GTGGCAGCAGACACACCCAGCATCGAGCGGCTCGTGGCGCAGCTGTATCGCGCCCGCTCACGGGCCTGGGACGTCGCGATGGTCGCCGGCACCCAGTTCCTCGAGTCGATTTCCGACGACGTCCTCGACAGCCAGGATCGGGACCGGCTGGACGCGAGCACGTCGCGGATCAAGAAGCGCAGCCGCGCCGCCGACAAGATGCGCCGCAAGATCGCCGAGGGCGTCTTTCCGGCACCCCGGACGATGGAAGACGTGGAGGCGGCCCTCCACGATCTGCTCGGCGTCAAGGTGCTGTGCAAGAGCCCACGTGATCTGCGCGCGTTCACCACGGCCCTCGAGTCGGCGTGCACGGCGGGCGATTCGTCGGTGCGCTTCGCCGTCCCGCCGATCGACTACGTGGAGAACCCGAAGGAGAGCGGCTACCGCGCGTACCACGCGGTGCTCGACGTCCCGGTGGCCACCAACCACGGGGACCAGATGGTCAAGATCGAGGTCCAGGTGAAGACCCGGCTACAGGACGCGTGGAGTGAACTCACCCACGAGGACATGTACCGACCGGGCGAAGCACTCAAAGCGGACCCGGTGCACCAGGACTATGCGCGCCGGATGGCGGATCTGCTCACCACGGTCGACGACATGGCCGACACCCTGGCGATCGAGTTGGACACCAAGACGACGGCCGATCCCAGCCGTCCGCTCGTCGGCGACGATCTCGACGCGGCGAAGGAGCGGACGATCCTCGCCCGGGTCACCCGGACCGGGCCGCGCTACGCGCTCGCCGTGGGACCGGACGGACGCCGCGGGCTGATTCCCGCCAAGTCGGTGCGCGCAGTCCTCGGGACGTCCGACCGGATCCGGGTGAGCGACCACCTCGACGTCGGCGACCGGGTCGCGGTGCTCGTCGACGAGACCGAGGACGCCCTCTACTTCCATCCCGCGGCGCTGCCCGATCGGAAGAACCCCAGCTGA
- a CDS encoding ESX secretion-associated protein EspG, which yields MIRNWQIRGDQFGALWHGAGQDRSPLPFSLVGSARTHDAHEREQEAIRAAFAVEEREGVRDAVRVLADPEVYVEISGETVDERPLRIIGAQVQRWSAVAVQLPGSNPEVGGDVVLGAGITDDLAPLLIGVIPQNAGGSKTFARNDEPEPDHFSGSVLQSAGSVPAAPRFEDAVRAGYAGRGTIRVFRGPRHTRADLAMIRWFDLAGDGRYMIGPSDPHAAVPAGPRVLVDTLSTTLRRGIRVQREMAEQRW from the coding sequence ATGATCCGCAACTGGCAGATCCGCGGCGACCAGTTCGGTGCTCTGTGGCACGGTGCGGGCCAGGACCGATCGCCGCTTCCGTTCTCTCTCGTCGGGTCGGCTCGTACCCACGATGCACACGAGCGTGAGCAGGAGGCGATCCGCGCCGCATTCGCCGTCGAGGAACGCGAAGGAGTCCGGGACGCAGTACGGGTGCTGGCCGACCCCGAGGTGTACGTGGAGATTTCGGGTGAGACCGTCGACGAGCGTCCGCTGCGCATCATCGGTGCACAGGTGCAGCGATGGTCCGCGGTCGCCGTGCAGCTGCCGGGTTCGAATCCCGAGGTGGGCGGGGACGTGGTGCTGGGCGCCGGCATCACCGACGATCTCGCGCCGTTGCTGATCGGTGTGATTCCCCAGAACGCCGGAGGCTCGAAAACGTTCGCCCGCAACGACGAACCCGAACCGGACCACTTCTCCGGAAGCGTCCTGCAGAGCGCGGGTTCCGTCCCCGCCGCTCCTCGGTTCGAGGACGCAGTGCGGGCCGGGTACGCCGGGCGCGGGACGATCCGGGTGTTCCGGGGGCCGCGGCACACCCGCGCCGACCTCGCGATGATCCGGTGGTTCGACCTCGCCGGTGACGGCCGCTACATGATCGGCCCGAGCGATCCGCATGCTGCGGTCCCGGCCGGGCCGCGGGTGCTCGTCGACACCCTGTCGACGACTCTGCGGCGCGGTATCCGCGTGCAGCGGGAGATGGCGGAGCAGCGGTGGTAG
- the nhaA gene encoding Na+/H+ antiporter NhaA: protein MVAEQSRLRRASMRLAVLRDDTGDDKLAAGFLLAATALALLWANIGDSYATFWHTPVSVQIGDYGITLDVKHWVNDALMTLFFFVVGLEVKRELAIGELTDRSRAAVPLVAAAAGLALPALVFLLLNPTGEEARAWGVVVSTDTAFVLGALALVGPKNAARLRVFVLTLAVADDIGALTIIAVFYTEDLSFGFLMLGGLGLLVIMQLRRLEVWRGVAYFVVAAATWVAFFESGVHPTLVGVLIALILPVYAPRRSEVEQAGALARAFRQSPSSDHARAAQLGVLRAVSMNDRLLRFYQPYTAYLVVPIFALANAGVELSGQTLRQAISSPLTWGVVLGLVVGKFVGITGATWLMRRLQPASVPPGLPFAHVAGGAALAGIGFTISLFIVDLAIESPLLANEARVGVLFAAILATLSGWAIFRISDWRTPPTEPAGTHLLRPVDPARDHIRGPVDAPLTLVEYGDFECPFCSKATGSLREVFEHFGPSLRYVFRHLPKEQEHPSARYAAEASEAAGAQGRFWEMHDLLFRHSDALGEDDIYRYAEALGLDLDRFEKDLRTDEYGLRVDDDVLDARTSEIGMTPTFYLGGPGQDPMRHTGPFDAASLIAGLERNR from the coding sequence ATGGTCGCCGAGCAATCCCGGCTGCGCCGGGCGTCGATGCGGCTCGCGGTACTGCGCGACGACACCGGCGACGACAAGTTGGCGGCGGGATTCCTGCTCGCGGCGACGGCACTCGCCCTTCTCTGGGCGAACATCGGGGATTCGTACGCGACGTTCTGGCACACCCCCGTGTCGGTGCAGATCGGCGACTACGGCATCACCCTCGACGTCAAGCACTGGGTCAACGACGCGTTGATGACGCTGTTCTTCTTCGTCGTCGGTCTCGAGGTCAAGCGGGAACTGGCGATCGGAGAGCTCACCGACCGGAGCCGGGCCGCGGTGCCGCTCGTGGCCGCGGCGGCCGGGCTCGCGCTGCCCGCGCTGGTGTTCCTGCTTCTGAATCCGACCGGAGAGGAAGCACGGGCGTGGGGCGTCGTCGTGTCGACCGACACCGCCTTCGTGCTCGGTGCGCTGGCCCTGGTCGGCCCGAAGAACGCAGCGCGGCTGCGGGTCTTCGTGCTCACCCTCGCGGTCGCCGACGACATCGGGGCGCTCACCATCATCGCCGTCTTCTACACCGAGGACCTGTCGTTCGGGTTTCTGATGCTCGGCGGACTCGGACTACTCGTGATCATGCAGTTGCGGCGGCTCGAGGTGTGGCGTGGGGTCGCGTACTTCGTGGTGGCCGCCGCCACCTGGGTGGCGTTCTTCGAGTCGGGCGTACATCCCACCCTCGTCGGTGTGTTGATCGCGCTGATCCTCCCGGTGTACGCGCCGCGCCGCAGCGAGGTCGAGCAGGCTGGTGCGCTGGCCCGGGCGTTCCGGCAATCACCCAGCTCCGATCATGCACGCGCCGCACAACTCGGGGTGCTGCGGGCGGTGTCGATGAACGACCGGCTGTTGCGGTTCTATCAGCCCTACACCGCATATCTGGTGGTGCCGATCTTCGCGCTGGCGAACGCGGGAGTGGAGTTGTCCGGACAGACTCTGCGCCAGGCGATCTCGTCTCCGCTCACCTGGGGGGTGGTGCTGGGATTGGTGGTGGGAAAGTTCGTCGGGATCACGGGAGCGACGTGGCTGATGCGCCGGCTACAGCCGGCGAGCGTGCCGCCGGGCCTGCCGTTCGCTCATGTGGCCGGAGGCGCGGCCCTCGCCGGCATCGGGTTCACGATCTCGTTGTTCATCGTCGATCTCGCGATCGAGTCCCCTCTGCTCGCCAACGAGGCCCGGGTCGGGGTTCTGTTCGCGGCGATACTCGCGACCCTGTCGGGCTGGGCCATCTTCCGGATCTCGGACTGGCGCACTCCGCCGACCGAGCCGGCGGGCACCCATCTGCTGCGTCCGGTGGACCCGGCGCGGGACCACATTCGCGGCCCGGTCGACGCACCGCTGACGCTCGTCGAGTACGGCGACTTCGAGTGCCCCTTCTGCAGCAAGGCCACGGGCAGTCTGCGGGAGGTGTTCGAGCACTTCGGTCCGTCGCTGCGCTACGTCTTCCGGCACCTGCCGAAGGAACAGGAGCATCCGTCGGCCCGCTATGCGGCGGAGGCGAGCGAGGCTGCCGGAGCCCAGGGCCGGTTCTGGGAGATGCACGACCTGCTGTTCCGGCACAGCGACGCACTCGGCGAGGACGACATCTACCGGTATGCCGAGGCACTCGGTCTGGACCTGGACAGATTCGAGAAGGATCTGCGGACCGACGAGTACGGTCTGCGCGTCGACGACGACGTCCTCGATGCCCGCACCAGCGAGATCGGGATGACCCCCACCTTCTACCTGGGCGGGCCCGGGCAGGATCCGATGCGGCACACCGGACCGTTCGATGCGGCGTCGTTGATCGCGGGGCTCGAGCGGAATCGTTGA
- a CDS encoding dicarboxylate/amino acid:cation symporter, with the protein MSDSAAPTLAEKSRFPRWATSFGPQVLAGLVIGVVLGLVARAMPDAADGNDNWLIGTLSTIGSSYVKLLTVAVIPLVFTAIVSSIANLREVANAARLAVQTLLWFAITAFIAVIIGIAVGLITQPGNHAGVAAEAAKEPASTGSWWAFVTGLVPSNFLGLNARTTVADDVATTSLSFNVLQLLVISAAIGIAALKVGEKAEPFLNFNASLLAIIQKVLWWIIRLAPIGTAALIGNAVASYGWDAIGSLGWFTAAIYLGLALVFFVVYPVLIRAHGLSVRSFYSGVWPATQLGFVSRSSIGTLPLTQRVTERNLGVPREYSSFAVPLGATTKMDGCAAIYPAIAAIFVAQFYDVPLSVTDYLLIIVVSVIGSAATAGTTGATVMLTLTLSTLGLPLAGVGLLLAVEPIVDMGRTAVNVTGQALVPTIVAKREGLLNRELYDAPRDGDPFADDTTTVDERSVAAPA; encoded by the coding sequence GTGTCCGATTCTGCTGCGCCCACGCTCGCGGAGAAGTCCCGCTTCCCCCGGTGGGCCACCTCGTTCGGCCCCCAGGTCCTCGCCGGCCTGGTGATCGGTGTCGTCCTCGGGCTGGTCGCCCGGGCGATGCCCGACGCCGCCGACGGCAACGACAACTGGCTGATCGGCACGCTGAGCACGATCGGTTCGAGCTACGTCAAGCTCCTCACCGTGGCGGTGATCCCGCTGGTGTTCACCGCGATCGTCAGCTCGATCGCGAATCTGCGTGAGGTGGCCAATGCCGCGCGCCTGGCAGTGCAGACACTGCTGTGGTTCGCGATCACCGCGTTCATCGCGGTGATCATCGGCATCGCCGTCGGCCTGATCACCCAGCCCGGCAACCACGCCGGCGTCGCGGCCGAGGCCGCGAAGGAACCCGCGAGCACCGGCTCGTGGTGGGCCTTCGTCACCGGCCTGGTCCCGAGCAACTTCCTCGGGCTGAACGCGAGGACCACCGTTGCCGACGACGTCGCGACGACGTCGTTGAGCTTCAACGTCCTTCAGTTGCTGGTCATCTCGGCAGCGATCGGCATCGCCGCACTGAAGGTCGGCGAGAAGGCCGAGCCGTTCCTGAACTTCAATGCATCCCTGCTGGCGATCATCCAGAAGGTGCTGTGGTGGATCATCCGCCTGGCGCCCATCGGCACGGCAGCGCTGATCGGCAACGCGGTCGCCAGCTACGGCTGGGACGCGATCGGCTCACTCGGCTGGTTCACCGCCGCCATCTATCTCGGCCTCGCCCTCGTCTTCTTCGTGGTCTACCCGGTTCTCATCAGGGCGCACGGACTGTCGGTGCGTAGCTTCTACTCCGGTGTCTGGCCGGCAACGCAACTGGGATTCGTCTCCCGTTCCTCGATCGGCACCCTGCCGCTGACGCAGCGGGTCACCGAACGCAACCTCGGTGTGCCACGTGAGTACTCGTCGTTCGCGGTGCCCCTCGGCGCGACCACCAAGATGGACGGCTGTGCCGCCATCTATCCGGCGATCGCGGCGATCTTCGTGGCCCAGTTCTACGACGTGCCGCTGTCCGTCACCGACTACCTCCTGATCATCGTGGTCTCGGTCATCGGCTCCGCGGCCACCGCGGGGACCACCGGTGCCACCGTCATGCTCACGCTGACACTGTCGACCCTGGGGCTGCCGCTCGCCGGCGTCGGCCTGCTCCTCGCGGTCGAGCCGATCGTCGACATGGGCCGCACCGCCGTCAACGTGACGGGGCAGGCGCTGGTGCCGACCATCGTGGCCAAGCGGGAAGGGCTGCTGAACCGCGAACTCTACGACGCGCCGCGCGACGGCGATCCGTTCGCGGACGACACGACCACCGTTGACGAACGGTCGGTGGCCGCACCCGCGTAA
- a CDS encoding VOC family protein, whose translation MAGELSFFELGVGDPAQGREFYRSLFGWSFEPSPGGDGFVVDTPNIPGGMHGGDAGGGPYLFFAVDDLDAAVARVRELGGSIESLGDDHVEDDPDTVPRFGRFRLCRDDQGSPFGLHQRPSAD comes from the coding sequence ATGGCAGGCGAACTGTCCTTCTTCGAACTCGGCGTCGGCGACCCGGCCCAGGGCCGGGAGTTCTACCGGTCGCTGTTCGGCTGGTCGTTCGAGCCCAGCCCCGGCGGTGACGGATTCGTCGTGGACACCCCCAACATTCCCGGCGGCATGCACGGCGGGGATGCGGGCGGTGGCCCGTATCTGTTCTTCGCGGTCGACGATCTCGACGCGGCCGTGGCCCGCGTCCGCGAACTCGGCGGCAGCATCGAATCGCTCGGCGACGACCACGTGGAGGACGACCCCGACACCGTCCCGCGGTTCGGCCGATTCCGGCTGTGCCGAGACGATCAGGGCTCACCGTTCGGCCTGCACCAACGGCCCTCGGCCGACTGA
- a CDS encoding bifunctional 3-(3-hydroxy-phenyl)propionate/3-hydroxycinnamic acid hydroxylase, with the protein MTDPSSYPTVPVLIVGAGPTGLTAAALLARQGVPCTVLERSSTPYPLPRAVHLDDEVLRILQAAGVGEEVSSLCRPALGMRLVDTDLRELLEIRRDLRVGVHGWPQTNMFDQPHLENVLRANLRDLTGVTVRPGIEVTGIRIRPDGVAEVTVRDIATGATSTVTARFVLGCDGAHSVVRTHIADGSTDLGFSQRWLVVDAECEADLGMWAGVHQVCGGLDSATFMQISDTRYRWEFRLPAAHDPRIPFDEEKIHALLEPWAPPGGSTLRILRHTTYSHRAHVARTWRAGPLFVLGDAAHLTPPFIGQGLGAGQRDAANLTWKVAAVLRGGASEALLDTYGPERRRHVLRAVGAATLIGHVMSVPPGVPGRATHIALRGAGRLPGPDPIVRRLLEPPLRGSALTRVRRRIGPVAVGRPLPQDVAADGTRSDELLGPGFALLRRSDTDHALAEVGTRLGARTVTVTETTLPTVGSWMRSRRLREVLIRPDRAVLATVDQRGRLREPESWRSVLGVDDCVPDGGPNH; encoded by the coding sequence GTGACTGACCCGAGCTCGTATCCGACGGTCCCGGTCCTGATCGTCGGGGCCGGACCCACCGGCTTGACCGCCGCTGCACTGCTCGCCCGCCAGGGAGTGCCCTGCACCGTCCTCGAACGATCCTCGACGCCGTATCCACTCCCCCGCGCCGTCCACCTGGACGACGAGGTCCTGCGTATCCTCCAGGCCGCGGGCGTCGGCGAGGAGGTCTCCTCCCTCTGCCGTCCGGCCCTCGGAATGCGGCTGGTGGACACCGATCTTCGTGAGCTGCTCGAGATCAGGCGCGATCTGCGGGTGGGTGTCCACGGGTGGCCGCAGACCAACATGTTCGATCAGCCGCACCTCGAGAACGTGCTGCGGGCGAACCTTCGCGACCTCACCGGAGTCACGGTGCGCCCCGGAATCGAGGTCACCGGAATCCGGATACGCCCCGACGGCGTCGCCGAGGTCACCGTCCGGGACATCGCGACCGGTGCCACGTCCACTGTCACCGCACGATTCGTCCTCGGGTGCGACGGCGCACACAGCGTCGTGCGCACGCACATCGCGGACGGGTCCACCGATCTCGGCTTCTCTCAGCGGTGGCTCGTGGTCGATGCCGAGTGCGAGGCAGACCTGGGTATGTGGGCCGGCGTGCACCAGGTGTGCGGCGGCCTCGACTCCGCGACCTTCATGCAGATCTCGGACACCAGATACCGCTGGGAGTTCCGTCTTCCCGCGGCTCACGATCCCCGAATCCCGTTCGACGAGGAGAAGATCCACGCGCTGCTCGAGCCCTGGGCGCCTCCGGGCGGGTCGACGCTACGAATCCTCCGGCACACCACCTACTCGCACCGTGCCCACGTCGCACGGACCTGGCGCGCGGGCCCGCTGTTCGTTCTCGGCGACGCCGCGCATCTGACTCCGCCGTTCATCGGCCAGGGCCTCGGCGCCGGCCAGCGCGACGCTGCGAACCTCACGTGGAAGGTCGCCGCCGTCCTGCGCGGTGGAGCGTCCGAGGCGTTGCTCGACACCTACGGGCCGGAACGGAGACGACACGTACTCCGCGCGGTCGGAGCCGCAACTCTCATCGGGCACGTGATGTCGGTTCCCCCCGGCGTGCCCGGCCGGGCGACACACATCGCGCTCAGGGGAGCCGGACGGCTACCCGGTCCCGATCCGATCGTCCGCCGTCTGCTCGAACCCCCGCTCCGAGGCAGCGCGTTGACCCGGGTCCGGCGCCGGATCGGCCCCGTCGCGGTCGGCCGGCCCCTCCCCCAGGACGTGGCTGCCGACGGCACCCGATCGGACGAACTGCTGGGCCCGGGATTCGCCCTGCTCCGACGCTCCGACACGGACCACGCTCTCGCAGAGGTCGGCACACGCCTCGGCGCGCGAACTGTGACGGTCACCGAGACCACCCTGCCGACGGTCGGCTCGTGGATGCGGAGCCGGCGGCTGCGGGAGGTTCTGATCCGGCCGGATCGCGCCGTGCTCGCCACCGTGGACCAGCGCGGACGCCTCCGGGAACCGGAGTCGTGGAGAAGCGTGCTGGGCGTCGACGACTGCGTTCCGGACGGTGGCCCGAACCACTGA